The following proteins come from a genomic window of Diadema setosum chromosome 20, eeDiaSeto1, whole genome shotgun sequence:
- the LOC140243610 gene encoding uncharacterized protein: protein MRSLVNKFDELELLLRDKDIDVCAVTESWLTLDTVDYFSVHGYLHFSKCRTSRRGGGVSLFIRHELNPSPVTDIAVPTDLEIAWVHIRPRRLPRKISSVYIAALYSPPNSGTEDQMIDHVVQSIDDLRLRHPFSGLVVLGDFNRLDTDVICANCSLRQVVDKPTRSGSILDKILTNLGDFYKQVAILSPLGKSDHNVVTWFPKEVFPREPNVLTRRVLRPIRDSDARCFGRWISNQSWSSVHDAPDTQTKCDEFYSILHQALNTFFPQKEVRAHNRDKPWITPEVKSLISKRQHLFVNGPISAWKSCRNKICRSIHRAKKEFYHDRVAKLKNDDPASWYKNIKLMTSRSQLNEIIHVPDVDQSKADVVAEIINSHFINVSSGIAPLDMSKLPPLTSDTPPLPRLEQWEVMRELQKLPFTQCSLNGQTLAEVDVVKILGVLVQSNLKWDSYVSAMLSKYCKAPQKAKLNRPSLK, encoded by the exons ATGAGATCCCTTGTTAACAAGTTTGATGAACTAGAGCTGTTACTCCGAGATAAAGACATTGATGTGTGCGCCGTGACTGAATCTTGGCTGACCTTGGATACTGTTGACTACTTCTCAGTCCATGGATATTTACATTTCTCAAAATGTCGGACTAGTcgaagaggaggaggggtgtCCTTGTTCATAAGACACGAGCTTAATCCTTCCCCTGTTACGGACATCGCTGTGCCCACCGACCTTGAAATTGCCTGGGTGCATATTCGCCCCCGGCGCCTCCCTCGCAAAATCTCCAGCGTATACATCGCAGCTCTATACTCACCCCCAAATAGTGGTACTGAAGATCAGATGATCGATCATGTCGTTCAGTCAATCGATGACCTGCGATTGAGACATCCATTTAGTGGGCTGGTTGTGCTGGGTGACTTTAATCGGTTAGATACAGATGTCATTTGTGCCAATTGCTCTCTTCGACAGGTAGTGGACAAACCCACAAGATCTGGCTCAATCCTGGATAAGATCTTAACAAACCTCGGGGACTTCTACAAACAAGTTGCCATTCTTTCCCCCCTCGGCAAAAGTGACCACAACGTGGTAACCTGGTTTCCCAAGGAAGTATTTCCCCGAGAGCCCAATGTGTTGACTAGGCGTGTCTTGAGACCTATCCGTGACTCTGACGCAAGATGTTTTGGTAGGTGGATCTCAAATCAGTCCTGGTCTAGTGTTCATGATGCCCCAGATACACAGACTAAATGTGATGAGTTCTACTCCATCCTTCACCAAGCCCTGAACACATTCTTCCCTCAGAAGGAGGTACGAGCCCACAACAGAGACAAACCATGGATCACCCCTGAAGTGAAATCGCTGATAAGTAAACGACAACATCTCTTTGTGAACGGCCCCATAAGTGCTTGGAAATCCTGTCGCAATAAAATCTGCAGGAGCATTCACCGAGCGAAGAAAGAATTCTATCATGATCGTGTTGCCAAATTGAAGAATGATGATCCTGCGTCATGGTACAAAAACATTAAGCTCATGACGTCACGTAGCCAGTTAAACGAGATAATCCATGTTCCGGATGTTGATCAGTCGAAAGCAGACGTTGTTGCTGAAATCATCAATTCCCATTTCATAAACGTCTCAAGTGGTATCGCACCCCTTGACATGTCCAAACTCCCACCGTTGACGTCTGATACCCCACCACTTCCAAGACTTGAACAATGGGAAGTGATGCGAGAGTTGCAAAAA TTGCCTTTTACACAATGTAGTCTAAATGGCCAGACTTTGGCTGAAGTGGATGTGGTAAAAATCCTAGGTGTACTTGTGCAGTCTAACCTCAAGTGGGACAGCTACGTGAGTGCCATGCTGTCAAAG TACTGCAAGGCGCCTCAGAAAGCAAAACTGAACAGGCCTTCCCTGAAGTAA